ccccctccccctccaTAGTTTGAATTGGTTGTTTttacaaataattaaaaatatcatttaaagtTTATATCTCAATTTATAAAGGTAATTGGTTAAGTTTAGAATTGATTTTAGGAGAAATATTTGATTAAGGCTCGAAGAAGACGAAATTTTCAGAATTATATTAAAATCATGAACAATACATTTTTAATACATGTTGCAGACATCATCTCATTCTTAATAATGTCaaccaaaataatttaggcaacACACTtctaatacatttataatacaaacATAATACATTTTCAATACAGATATTAAAACTCATTTTCTTAGTGATACAGATCAAAACAATTTATAAGACATATAATACATGTTTAATTCATGaacaatacatttataatacatattgcagatttcactttcttcttatttatatCAACTAGAATAATGTAGATAactcacttataatatatttataatataggtacaatatatttttaatacatattgcaaacaTCACTCTTTTCTTAGTAATACAAagcaaaataatttataagacACCTATAATATGTGTTTTATTCATGaacaatacatttataatacatactATAGACATCACTCTCTTCTTAGTGATATCAATCAGAATAATTTATAacacatttataatacaatataatgCAGGGAcaatatgtttttaataaaaattgcaGACATCATTCCAATTTTAATACAATCttcaaaaaatcatatcttCATATCTTTAAATCTTCAAATCCTCATATCTTCAAATCTTCAAACCATCATATCTTTCAATCTTCATATCTTCATATATTCAAATCTCCATATCATCAATTCTTCAAATATTCTTCAGATATGAGCACAATTGTTAAAATAACCGTCACTAGAATGAGAATCGTTGCCAACGTCAAAACAACAAATGAGAAACTACCCGACTTCTCCAATAAACAGAGCACCCGTAGTTCTTTGGGCTATAAAGTTAAACAACCCTAACTTCTTTACAGATAACAATGTAAATCTTAGTTCTTCGGCCTTTGATAGGAACCCAATTTTATTCATGGTATCGAGAGATCGAAAGAGAGCTCATAAAGAGAGTGTAGAGAGAAAAAAGGGAGAAAGAGCAcgagagagaaagaaaagagaaacagagagagagaggcaATTTAATGAAATgcataatattgttatatattgctatagatggtaataaTTAAAgagtatatttaaaaataataattatttattaaaaggtaCTCACTCAAGTAATTAATCCTACAAATAGCAACAAATTGTCGTTTCTACAATTGCATACCAAGCCCAATTTAATATTGAGTATTACagataacaataacatattcggtgaaatcccacaagtgtgAGTGTGACCCTCTCTCAAGATGGATACAGTGAATTAATTAACACTAGCAACAGCGTGGAGATTCTATATGTCCCTTAAAGCTACAATTTTAGGACATTTCATCAGTTTGATCCAAATTTTGGACACTTGAAGCAAGTCTACAACCAAAGATGGAAAGTTTGAGATTTCGAAATAAATAGGAAAGCATGATCAAGGTTTTCTCTGTTTCAGTATGCCTTATTCAATGTCAATAGTTTTTCCAATGACCTTACCAAATGAAATAAAGCTAAGCACAAGGAAGATTGCAACTTAAAAGTCCAGGTACTACAGTTAGTCACAAATTAAAGATCCATATACTAAACCagcatttattttttaaacaagtAAACACTGAACTTATTATTCAATTTATCTCTTCTTTAAATGCAAAAGCCAAGAGAAAGTGGTCAGTATGACCTGTATTAAGAAGAAAGAGCTCCTAGGCCAAGAGAAAAGATTCAAAATTGTAACCAAGAGAAACTGGTCATACCTTGCCAATCTCACTGAATCTCAAACATCCATGCCACCTTTCATCAAGTCTCAGTTAAAGATATATTTTGCCCTGCTTAACATCAATTCAGAAAATGTTTACTTCCACAGTGGACACTGGACATATCGAACACCagttaagggaaaaagaataAGAGCTTCCTCTCTTCAAATATACTTTTTTCTAATCAATTAAATGtatttcattaatgacattGACAAAAAACTGGCTGTATACAAGGGGTAATACCAAAAAGTAAAGAACCTATAAAAAGATATGGGTCTCTACTCACCTGAGTAAACTCATCTCTACCCCTTCAAAGATCTCCTATTTCTTTCTCTCCAAATAACTCACATGAACGTGAATGGAGCGGCATTCCATGCCCTGTGTTTTCTCCTCTTTTTCCCATTTTCCAGTTGAACATCAAATCCCGACTATAACATGGCATCCTCCAAAACTTAAAGAAGACACTTCTGCCTACAAGGTTTAAAGTTCCTGATCATAGAAcaccccccaccccacccaagTTAACACTGTCCAGACGGAAACGTAAAAAACCATAACTGCAGAGGGACCATTTGAACCATGTCTGCTTTGACTGAATAAAGCATTATATACTAGAAAAAGATAAGATGGTTTCAGTTATCTGCATGATCAATTCTTTCACCAAGTTCTTATAATTTGCATCAGAATGGAATCAAGGAGATGATGTGTTATGTTAAAACATCTGAGGACATAGCTCcaggaaaagaagaaaacaaaacatGAATCAAATTGCTCGCAATTTCACAAGTAAAGTTCTAATAAAGACTAAGCGTTTTAAGATACTGCAAAGCTTTCCAACCTTGAAGGAGTTTTCTACCCTTATTCAGGAATACAAGGCCTACAAAGTCAGTTACAAAACAATAACTAAACAGGGTTTCCTCCTTTCAATTCACATGCCTAAACAAAAGTAAATTAAAGCACGATCAAGTTACAAATTAGGACAGTAGAAATAGTTTATCATTAGAGGGTGAGAGCTATTGATAATAACAGGATAAATACAAATTGATGTATTATAGGCTTCACATCAGCTTCATAAATCTTACAGAAGGGTTCACAGGGATTAGCTCCCCGCCCATCCCAAACAAGATGATTGCTAATTGTCGatgcacaattttttttaatctgagacttgttaaatgatttattttaagAAGGTAAAGCAATTGTATAGATGAACTAGCACCAAGGATGTGCTATAAGCCTATAATAACTGTACAATATTTTCATGAGCAAGAAGTGGTAACTGATTCCATTTTTGTAAGTAATCAGGCTGGTTAAATTATTTACATGAGAATGTCTTTTGATAAGAAAAAGTACATATCATATTAATCATTACACATGAGATACTTGATTTGCCTTTGACTTAGATATTGTTTCTGAAGCTATATGATTCTGCAATATCAGGAATGATCATAGTGGGAGGATAAGCAAATACCGAAGAAACTGTTGTTTTGCATTGACTTTAAATCTGAAACAAATCCCATGGAAAGAGATATTTTTTGTTTAATGGCATCTGGGAAGGCAGATGACATCTGAGAGAATTTCTTTAACAGCAGCAACTTCAGTAAGAAAGCAAGAGTAAAGCCTGAGGTATTAAGGTACACCGATACAAAAGGTAGAAGTTAAGACAAGGAAGATCTTCATTTTGCTACATTGGACTGCTATAAATGTTGTCAAGTTACAGAAAGTGAGAAAGAAACAAGTCGATCGTAATGGAAGAAAAAGGCAGAAAGCAGCAAAAGAATTCAACTAGTATTGAAAGATATTAGCATTTATACCCAATTCACGAATGTTACAAAGTCCACTACAAAGAGACAGTGCGTCTATATAGTGTTTCATCATCACTGTCATCTTCCTCTTCTGATACAATCTCATTGCCTGGTAGCTCTAACTTACCACCCATACAAAATGACGGACCAGAATTTTCAGGCTCTATATAATCACCATACAATCTCTCTTCAAATCTTTGGTCACTACAATTGAGAAACCAAGCCAAAGAACATCTGATTCCCTTACTCTGCAACCTCTGGTACCTGGGTTTGATCCTCGACTCCAAGCTATATGTGAAGTAGTCCGGAAAGTCCAAAAGCTCACCCATTGGCCTGCCCATATCGCTCTTGAAAAAgtaaaaactatttttcatgAGGCCAACTTGCAAAGCAACTAACTGAGGACATTTTACAATCATCTTTGCCACATCAGCTGTTGAAAATCCCCGTCCAACAAGAAACTCAACAGGTTTCATTATCACATGCTGGTGTAGGCTGACAATTTGGGGCATCTTCTCGATGACTTGAGCAAAACCATCAGGATCGATCTTAAGCTTTAAATTAAAGAAGTATTGTTGCGATGACAGCTTAGCTTTCAAAGGCAAACCAAGAATTTGTGGAAATTGTGCAATAACAGAAGGCAAAGTGTCCTTCCTAAGTCCAAAACTAAGTAAGCAACTTACATTTGGTTTCACCGTCTCTTCAAGATCATAACCAAGTAAATATGCTCGCTTCTCCAACATTCTCGCCAATATTTTCTTCGGCAAACCCAACGAAACCAAATAATCCACAATTGGTTTAATCGTCGTCCCAACTCTCATTCCAAGAAAATATGGATATTGTGTTACCATTGGCCCTACATCCCTCGGATTAACCCCTATACTAACCAAGTAAGCAACTGAAGTACTCATTGTTCCCTCAAGTTTAAACCCTAACAACTCAGGATATTTCATCAAAACATACCCAATATCTTGTTTCTCAACATCAAGACCTCGTAAAAATTTAATAACCGGGACAAGCTCCACTATGACACTAGCATGTAGACATTGAGGGTAAATCTTAACAAACTCACCAAGCTTAGACCTTTGAAGCCCAATTTTCTCCAAGTATGACAAAACAGGAATTATGTTTTTCCTCACACTACAACCAAGCATTAAAGGATATTCATTAATATCATCAACTGTCAGACCAATTTTCTGCAAGAACTCAACACGTTCCCGCATAACTTCTACAGTGGAGGGTAATTCTAACTCCTCTAATTCATCAGGTATTATTCCTATACTTTTCAAATAATCACAGATTATTACACGTGATACCAACTTTTCCTTACGCCCTTGGACTACACCCCACGTTACTGTTGGCATTTCATATTCTGGGAATTTAGAGGAATGGGTCGAAAATGTTTTTTGGTTCAATACCCTAGGGAAGTGAGTACATGGGGCTTGAGGGTTTTTGTAGGGTTTAAGGGTTGGCTTAAAAAATGGGTCTTTTGGGTTTCTGAGGATTGTTTTTAAGGATtgatttcttcttattattaatgAGGTCATTTCAGTGAACAAGCAAAGATCATTCAAGAATGAAAGGTTCGAAATGAATTCACTTACAAGAAAATAAGAGGTTTAACGACTATGGATGCTCAAGGGGAAAAACGAGAAGAACGAAGCTGCTGTCCATTTCCTTCAAATGGGTAAATTGGGGGTTTTGAGAAGGAGAgatgaggaggaagaagaaatcCGAACCTCAACATGGACTCATGGGCTGGACCATCATTACATGGACAGATTGGGTTGGGCTCGCGTTAGACATAGAAGTAAGAAGGAAAAATCACATTACCAAGATTATATATTACAAGTTATAAAGTTGCTGTCACGTGATCAGGAGATTACGGGTTCAAGCCTTAAAAATAGCCTTTAAGATTTATACAATAGATCTTTGTGGTCAGGTCCTTTCCCGAACCTTGCGCATAGCGCACTGCCCTTTATATTACAAGTTATAAAGATATTCTTTAAACATTATTAAATTAAGAGTCTAATTACAAGTACTAATATATTAAattagtttttatttattttatattgcaaTTATCATATTTAGGAATAAAAAAAGGAgtgtttattttcctttttgagtCAAACTGATAATTAATACAACTAATTATCATTTTACTACATTTTAGGAAATTGAGGATACACCTCTTTCAATATTTCAAAAAGGAAGATAATTCCTAAATATCTCTCCACATTCTTCTCCTTAAGATCTCATACTCATCTCcatttcttttgttttattcGATTTCTCGCTCCTCATACTTATTTTTAGTTGAGAAGGATTATTGTATGTGTTTCTTGGACTCTCAATTACTGTTTTGTATATTTGAGGGTTTTCTTCAtttctatttttgaatttttaaaattttatgttttaatttaaaaatcacgtctaaaaaatcaaaaaatttatataactttcacaAGAGTCTTAGATTAGTTGAAGAAAATAGTTTTGTACTGAGCAATCGACCAAGCTTCGAATTACCTGCATTTTCATAAGTACAGAGGAAAAAATCAGTCAAAAAAACCAATAGTTATGTCGATGAGTGCCCTTGAAATCAAATCTACAAATAAAAAGACAAGTGAAAGGTTGTCACGTCTCCTATGATGGACGACTCGAACTCTGAATTTGTACAAAATATAGAACACAAAGGAGTGAAATAATTGTGAAGGGAAAACATCACAagtgaaaaaaaatcatgtatcCAAAAGAGTAAAGAATGTTGTGTTGGTCTTATTAAACTATTTACTAGTGTTTAGAAAGTGGGTAAAAGTTAGTATTCATTAGTAAGTTTAGTTTATCATGTATAAACATGGGTATCAAATTTACAGTATAAACATTTATTATATGAACTAGGTATCAAAATAGGTATCATTTTTTCTTTACATGAgattttgattaattaaaaCCTGCTTATATACCCAATCTATTTTCTACATATTTTGGTTCATCAATGTTAAAATTATACTAATATATACGAACTgcttaaattatgattttattagcTTTCTTTTAGAATATTCTTTTGAAACCAATTTATACACAGTACATATACTaaatttatacatgttttgGGTTTGCGAGGTATGAACCAGCATTAAAATGTAATATCTCATttcattaggaattgtttttgCGTGTGAAATGATCGTTTTCCCTTTTTCCTTAGCATTTTCATGCTTATTATGTGTTGTAGTAATGATTAGCATGGTCCCCGATGCGATCGGGTGAGATTTTAGTGATTTTAAACATTTTGAGTTGTGTTATATTGAGATAGTCGACTTTAATCAACATTATGAGATCCGAACGTCGGatggtgattttgccagttccaTTACGTCTGAAACATCGAGTTTGGTGTAGTAGGGTGGTTGGTTAGAGCCCCAGATTATAGGTTGTATTTTGGGTGTTTAGGTGAGAAGTTGTAAGTTTAGGCCTAAGAGAGGTCCGTGAGGGTATTTGGTtcataacaatatttttttagaaattcgATGATTCCT
This region of Solanum dulcamara chromosome 9, daSolDulc1.2, whole genome shotgun sequence genomic DNA includes:
- the LOC129904451 gene encoding transcription termination factor MTERF4, chloroplastic, with the translated sequence MTSLIIRRNQSLKTILRNPKDPFFKPTLKPYKNPQAPCTHFPRVLNQKTFSTHSSKFPEYEMPTVTWGVVQGRKEKLVSRVIICDYLKSIGIIPDELEELELPSTVEVMRERVEFLQKIGLTVDDINEYPLMLGCSVRKNIIPVLSYLEKIGLQRSKLGEFVKIYPQCLHASVIVELVPVIKFLRGLDVEKQDIGYVLMKYPELLGFKLEGTMSTSVAYLVSIGVNPRDVGPMVTQYPYFLGMRVGTTIKPIVDYLVSLGLPKKILARMLEKRAYLLGYDLEETVKPNVSCLLSFGLRKDTLPSVIAQFPQILGLPLKAKLSSQQYFFNLKLKIDPDGFAQVIEKMPQIVSLHQHVIMKPVEFLVGRGFSTADVAKMIVKCPQLVALQVGLMKNSFYFFKSDMGRPMGELLDFPDYFTYSLESRIKPRYQRLQSKGIRCSLAWFLNCSDQRFEERLYGDYIEPENSGPSFCMGGKLELPGNEIVSEEEDDSDDETLYRRTVSL